The Tenebrio molitor chromosome 5, icTenMoli1.1, whole genome shotgun sequence genome segment GAATTAACCGGTAAGCAATTCAACTTCTTTTTCGCCAACTGACCAACTTCTTCTAGATTACGTACAGCCAGTTCCACAACTACCCGGCTACGAGATTGACGTCGACTCGAACTGTATCGCTGTTGGTTGGGGACAAACATCTGATGGTGAGCcccaaattatatttttcaaatgcaaATTATCGCGTCTTTCCAGTGGATTCCGGACTCTCCCAAACCTTGAAAGAAGTAAACCTGAGAGCTTTAAATAATGCCGAGTGTAAGTTGTATTACGGCCCTCAAGTAACCTACGACATGATTTGTATGAGTGGTAACTACAACGAAGGAACTTGCATTGTAAGTGACTCAAGAGTGtttgaacaaattttattgttgactGTTTGTTTTATCTGTAGGGCGATACTGGTAGTCCTCTTTTGCAAATGAAAGATGGCGAGTATATGCACGTCGGTATTGCCAGTTTTCTTAGTGGGAATGGTTGTGAAAGCACCGATCCGTCAGGGTTTACAAGAACCATACATTATATACACTGGATCAGGAGTATAATAGGACCAGTGTGATGTAAATAACATGTAGGTACAATAAATAAcgcaaattttattattcatacgAAAATAGTGAAAACGAGACAAAACCGATGGAGATAAAGTAAGCTAAAAACACATCTTGGCAACGGCAAGTGTGCTTACTCTGATGGTGAGGCTTAGAGATATTTTgatttggattttaaaattttttagtgGGAAAAGAATTACTGGTGGTGAAAAAACTATGTTTATCTCTGGAGTAAAGGTGTCATTTGCGTGATTAAACTTAACTCTctattcaattattaattttctttaatagttTTCAATTAGCGATTTTGTTTGTATTAATAGCAGTTTTTGGTTGATGAATACTGAAGAGGAGGACATCGACTTGGCAAtttgtttaatgaaaatgGGGCACACCCATCCCGCCAGCAAATCATCCCCAGCTCGTCCGGATCTTTCCATAAATCAAGCAACAAATCCAAAAAAGCTCGctcgattaaaataataaattcccCATTTAAATTTCGACTTTTTACATCTCCCAGTTGTTTACGATTCGAGAAACGGCG includes the following:
- the LOC138131511 gene encoding brachyurin-like, translating into MKLLYFLIISVLPLVSASSSKLRIVGGADAKAGEYPFVAAIYTRTNTSTYFCGGALLNTQWVVTAAQCVYGAISFTIHLGSNSLSGSDPNRVTLSSSESEYFPIYNPDTLEHDVGLIKLRMPIELTDYVQPVPQLPGYEIDVDSNCIAVGWGQTSDVDSGLSQTLKEVNLRALNNAECKLYYGPQVTYDMICMSGNYNEGTCIGDTGSPLLQMKDGEYMHVGIASFLSGNGCESTDPSGFTRTIHYIHWIRSIIGPV